The genomic window CTGGGGCACTCCGATGCTGATGTTTTATTACACGCGATCTGCGATGCTATGCTTGGCGCTTTAGCATTGGGCGATATCGGGCAGCACTTTCCGGACACAGATCTTCGTTTCAAAGATATCTCAAGTATGTCCCTGTTATCAAAAACAAATATACTTATTCAATCAAGAGGATTCTCAGTGATTAATATTGATTCCACGATCATTTTACAAAAACCTAAAATCGCGCCGTATGTGGAGCAAATGAAAAAAAATGTCGCGGAAATTTTGGGCCTGAGTAATGATGCGGTTTCAATCAAAGCAACCACATCTGAAGGATTAGGTTTTGTAGGTGCGGGTGAGGGTATTGTAGCGTACGCAGTCGCCCTGCTAGGGCCGAAGAAGATTTAGAGGAGTTGCGTGTTCTTAGATACCACGACGATTCCGGACGGTGTGACAAAGAATTTCTTCTTATCTTCCTCGATATTGTAGCCAATCTCAAAGTTTTCAGGAATCCTAACGTTTTTATCAATGATCGCCTTGCGGATCTTTGCATGGCGCCCCACGCTCACATTATTGAACAAAATAGATTCTTCCACATGAGAATAGCTGTGAATGCGGACGTTCGGCGATAAGAGGCATCGTTCTACTTTACCGCCCGAGATAATACAGCCGCCGGATACCAGTGAATCAATTGCCGTTCCCATACGGCCCCCTTCAAAGCTTTCAGAGAACACATTCTTAGCCGGTGGATACTGCCCCTGATAAGTTCGAATAGGCCAGTCAGAGTCATACAAATTAAATACAGGTGAAACGGAGACCAAATCCATGCTGGATTCATAGTAACTGTCAATAGTTCCAATATCACGCCAATAGGGGCGCGCCGTTTTATTCTCATCTTCAAAATTGTATGCCTGAACTTTGTAATTTCCAAGCATGGATGGGATTATGTTCTTTCCGAAATCATGTTGTGAATCTTTTTTCTTGGCATCGTCGATGAGTACACGGGCAATGGCCTCTGCGTTAAAAATGTAGATGCCCATATTTACATAACAAGTGTCCTCCTTGTGCGGAAGTGGTTTAGGTTCCTGAGGTTTTTCCTGATATTCGATGATCTCATTGGAGTCATTGACCACCATGACACCAAATTGATGCGCAAGGTTTTTTTCGACTTCTATTCCTGCGATGGTCAGATCGGCTTTTTTAGCGATATGGTACT from bacterium includes these protein-coding regions:
- the glgC gene encoding glucose-1-phosphate adenylyltransferase encodes the protein MMTPISSTLFRKTISIILAGGQGERLYPLTKDRSKPAVPFGGKYRVIDFTLSNVINSGFRKVYLVTQYKSQSLDTHIREGWSFLNGELGEFIYSIPPQFRTANHWYQGTADAIFQNLHILQDERPEHIVILSGDHIYKMDYLKMLQYHIAKKADLTIAGIEVEKNLAHQFGVMVVNDSNEIIEYQEKPQEPKPLPHKEDTCYVNMGIYIFNAEAIARVLIDDAKKKDSQHDFGKNIIPSMLGNYKVQAYNFEDENKTARPYWRDIGTIDSYYESSMDLVSVSPVFNLYDSDWPIRTYQGQYPPAKNVFSESFEGGRMGTAIDSLVSGGCIISGGKVERCLLSPNVRIHSYSHVEESILFNNVSVGRHAKIRKAIIDKNVRIPENFEIGYNIEEDKKKFFVTPSGIVVVSKNTQLL
- a CDS encoding 2-C-methyl-D-erythritol 2,4-cyclodiphosphate synthase, with amino-acid sequence LGHSDADVLLHAICDAMLGALALGDIGQHFPDTDLRFKDISSMSLLSKTNILIQSRGFSVINIDSTIILQKPKIAPYVEQMKKNVAEILGLSNDAVSIKATTSEGLGFVGAGEGIVAYAVALLGPKKI